One Ovis aries strain OAR_USU_Benz2616 breed Rambouillet chromosome 24, ARS-UI_Ramb_v3.0, whole genome shotgun sequence genomic window, GGCTCAGGAGGGAGCATATGGCCTCAGTTAACTTTAGCCTCACAAATATCCTGTTCTGAGGACAAAGCAAGTGAAGAAGCCTCAGCAGCTATGTCCTTGGACAGCTACATCATGCCCCGTGCCTCCCAGACTGGTGTGGTCTCCAAAAAGGAGTATGATGCCAGGACCAGCCTCACAGTGAGGGGGTGAGCCCTCGTGCACCCAGGCCCCACGAGTGCTCAGGAAAAGGCAGTTCTAGGGGCCTTTATGTGGGTTCCCTTGAGTCTCAGTGATGGGCAGGCAGGTGCGGTGCTCTCTAAAGGTGTTCTCTGAGGCAGGTAGGGGAGGGCTGAAAGTACATATATTCTTCCTAAGCTAGGCCAGGCTGCAAGTATCTGCATGTATCCAAGAGAAAGTATCTGTTCCTCTGATTTGAACAAAGGCACTCTACGGACTGGCAGCACCTCAGCCATCTTGCAGGTGAACACTGTCACAGAGCAGTGAGGTGATTGGTTTTCCCCATGACCCCCAGTTGTGACATACGTTGTGGTGACTGCACCTTGGGTGGCAGCACCTCAGGTATGGAACAGCCATTTTGATGAGGGCTGTGCTGTGGACTGAAGACAGGCTGCTTCTACTCACAAAAGTGCACTTCTGGGCTGGCGGGGGGCAGTGTTGTTTCCTTGTGTAGAGAGtggtctccccaccccaccaaagTGGCTGCTTAGGTAGGGAGGTGTGGTAAGTGTCCGATGTTAAATGGCACCTTTCAGACCATTTCCAAAGAATGGGGAGAGGTGGTAAGAGACTCAGATTGTGTCTTGGAAGATGAATTGGTTATTAGGCTGGGGGTTATTAGGCTGGGCCGGGTGTCTTTAGCACTGCTGACGTTGGGGCTGGATGATTCTGGGGGAGGTTGTCTTCTGCACCGCAGCCATGTTTAGCATCGCCAGCTCCTGGTAGGTTGTCTCTCCACTAGAGGCCAGTTTCAGCTGAGTAGGGAGCCTAATTGGTTGAGATCCTGAGCCAGGTGGAGAGGTTTTTCATGCAGAAGAAAAAGTGCGGTTCATTTTGCTGTGCTGAGGTCACAGCAAGAACAAGACAGGGAAAGCTTCCTGGGACCCGCTGTTCCTAGTAGAGCAGTGGCCATGAGAAACAGAGCATTCCCAATTGGTGGTTGTGTGTCCTGGGCGCTGGGAACATTGAAGGACTGTATAGGGTGCCTGGGGAAGGTTTCTCTGAAGAGGGAAGAGGTGGTATCTGAATGCCCTTGGGTGCCTGGAGGCAGCAGCCATTCTAAGTGGCAGAGGGCAAGGCAAGAAAAAGTTTGATGTGGGAACATGGGGAGCATAGGAAACATGAGGAGCAATATGTCTTGATGCGAAGCAGGGAGAAGTGTGAAGGGAATGGAGGAGATTGTAGGTGGATGCAGATAAACCCGGAGGCTCATTCAGGGAGACAGAGTAAGGATGAGGGCCCCCCGCAtggccaggctgggggagggcagcGGAGGCCACCCCAACTCCAGCGAGgccccctttcctctcccctaGATGAGGCATTCGAGGCCCTGCGCATCGAGCCCTTCTCCAGCCCACCTGAGCTGCCGGACGTGATGAAGCCACAGGACTCAGGAAGCAGCGCCAACGAACAGGCTGTGCAGTGAGAGGCCTCCCCAAACTGTCCCCCCTTAATAAAAGATTTGGGCGTCCATCTGGTTGCTGCCTCTTTCTGCACCCTCTCCTGTGTCAGGCGTGCCCCTTCCTGGTGTGTGGCCCACCCtcagcctcttccagcccagccttctCAGCCTGGGGACAGAAAGGTCTTCCGCTTTGTTTCTTCAGGGCAGCACCCCCCTTGGGGGCAGGGGACACAGCCAGAAAGCAAAGGCAGCTCCTCTCCtagccctcccacccccaataaAGTTTGTAGACCCAATTCctgcatttctcatttttatttgacaGAAAAAGTTGCTCTTGctgtacagattttaaaaaaccaaaatgccTTTAAGAAACGTGAAGAAAAGTTGGGGGGAGGGGCCACAACCTCACTGGGAGGCCAAGAGGAGCCAACTGATTTCAACTCCCCTTCCTTCTGGGTGTAACTCACACAGGTCTGCTAGTTCCAAACCATCATCCCCCCCAGGAACTCGGGGTTCAAGGGGGGCAGTGCCTCCGAAGTCCTTTCTGAGTCAAAACCTGGGAGTCCCAAACCGTATCCTCCCCTCCCACAAATCCCATTCTCATTCCCAACCCACCCCAAACCCCCCAAAACATGTGAACCAGGAAAAACTCACAGAGATTAACATTtcacagaacaaagaaaaaaaggagggagggaaataaGGGAGCCCTCCCCAACGGGATGCTGCCAGGGTTGGGGGGGAGGGCAGACAAGGACCCCTTTCCCCCAGCTCTGTTGGGAAAAAAGGAGGGCACGCCCCGCAGCTCCAGAACTTGGGGCAGGATGGAATTCCCCTGAAAGGATTCACGGAGACCTGAAACAGAGGAGAGTCATCAACGCAGAGGCCCAGGCAGCCCCACGGCCCAGCCCCAGAGTGTGACAAGGACTCACCTTGAGGAGCGGTGCCGCACGGGGCGGGGGCTGGGCGTCTCCTTCCTGCGCTTGTGACCCGGGGAGCGGCTGTCCCCACGCTGGCTTCTCCGGGAACCCCGCTCGCTGCTGCTGCAATGGAGAACCGTCATGAGACCACACACAGCACACCACCAACACCTGGTACCCTGGAACCTGAAAACTTCATTCTGCAGGAATCAGCTGCTAGAGCGGGCTATCGCAGGAGAGCAGTGGCAACTGTACCTCTGCTGGTCCCGCGGCgagggctggggtgaggggcgGCGGCGCTCAGCAGGCGAGTAGCTGAGGGACCGGGAATCCCGGAGGGAGTCTATTGGCTTCCGGGGGCTGCGGGACCTGGGGATCAGAGCAGGTCGCCATAGTGCCTCACTCTTCCAAACTCAGCAGCCAACACTCAGgaccacctccaccccaccccaggtccTGACCGCCAAACCTCATACCACACAGGGCCAACCTCAGACCCACCTTCATCTGCTCACTCACCCATCCGCCCGCACACCATCCACCGAGTCCCCCAACAGGCGGGGCACGGGGTGCAGCGGGGGACGCAAAGATAAAGACAGTCCCTGCCCTTGGAGGGACTCAGTCTGATGGTGAAGGGAGGCCAAGGGAGGCTCGCTGTGCCCCATGTGTGGGAAGCAGCCCCACAGTTGTACACAGGATGTACACGGGGTCTGGGGACCCAGGGGAGGGAAGacaagggcagggcagggaaggggcagggcagTCTTCTCGAAGGTGCTGTTTGAGCGGAGTCTTGCAGAACGAGGAGTTCACCAGGCGGacaagggaattccaggcagGAGGAACAGCATGTCCAAAGGCATGGGGTTCTCCTTAGACTGCAAGGCGCTGTTGAGTGTGGCTGGAGCACAGGGCATGTGTGGGGGCGGGCAGGAGAGGAGAACACAGGGCAGGCAAGGCCAGTTGGTGAAGAGCCTCACACGCCATTCCCGCAGAGGTGGGGCTTTTTCCTGCAGGCCACAGGGCGTCCCGGAAGGATTTGTGGAGTGAAGGGAGTAACCAGATGTGCGGTTTTAGAAAGATCCCTCTGGCTACGTGTGGAAGAGAATGGCgtggaggcagggagacaggGAAGAGGCTGTGGACAGAGTCGGGAGAAGATGACGGTGGCCAGACCAGAGCCCTGGTAACAGTAACAGGCTGACTTAAAAACTAGAATCCCTCAGACCTGGGACCAGGTTGTATGTCACgggcagggagaggaaggaacCTAGGACTCCCCAGTTCTGGCTCACGCACCCGCTTGGATGGCGCAGCCCTCCGCCAGCACAGGGCACAAGAGGAgcaggcagggagaggagagCCCAACTCCTCCTGTACGAGCAGACACACCCAGGGTCACACCCCACCCTTGTGTCCAGCAAGGCAGCACTCACCTCCGCTCACCAGGGGGTGGCTTCTTGGGGCTTGCAGGTTTGGGCAAGGCCTGAGGGCCAGGCTtagcaggggagggggaggaagaagtagaggaggaggaggaggaggaggatgaggaggaggaagaggaggaggaggaagaggaggaggaggaggaggaggaagaggaggaggaggagctggaacTGGAGCTGCTAGAACGCCTCTTCCGCTTGGCTGGGGCTGGCTCCTGAGGACGGCCCTCTCGAACAGCCTCcttgggggctggggcagggctggggacccTGTGGGAGAATAAAGTGTCACGTGGAGACGAGCTGCCCCAGCCCCAACCCTACCTTCCTTGGCCTGGAGGAAcggcagtgggggaggggtgctgaGGAAGGCCCTGGGAGCTCTCCGAGCCGAGAGCTGAGCCTGAGCTGGGAGCCTGTGAGCGCATTCTCTGGAGAGCGTGGCCCCAGCCGACCCAACCTCTGCTAACACAAGCAACAGGCTGGGGCCCGCAGCAAAAGGGATCAAGGTTAAACCTCAAGAATGTCCCTGAAGGAGGAATAAGGCCCCTGGGCTCAGGTGTGGAAGCCGAGCTGGGTGGTCTCCGTCCACGGAGAGGAGAGCCGCAGCTTGGGGAGGCCACCGTGTGTGCGGgttggctgggggaggggccgtcctgcctggaggcagggagagggatAGGATGACCTCTGAAGATCCTTCCAGCCCAGGGAGTTCCTCTTGAGGTCTAACTGCCATCCCTCCTGCTGTAAAATTAAGTCCATTTCCTCTAGTTCTGTCCTCTGTAGAGACGGAAAACTTATCATTATCCTCTAGAGAATTAACCTTCGGAGACTTTTACCTGTCCCATCCCTCCCCCCGTTaacccccaccccagcattctcTTCTACCCCCAACTTAAGGGTCAGGGTCCCATACCTCCTCTCAAAGAGCAAAGAACCTCTGGACAGGGattctccctccccactcccaccaacCATCCCTGAAGCCTTCCCCGTACAAGACTTCTACGAGTCCCCTCACCTCTTCAGTGCTACCTCAGGTTGCGCAGGAAGGCTAGAGCCCTCCGAGTCACTAGAGCTggagccagaggaggaggaggaggaggacgaggacgaCGACGAGGACGACGAGGAGCTGGAGGACGAGGAGGACGAGGAACTCCGCCGCTCCTTGGCTGGCTGCAGGGCAGCCAGTGTGGAAGGCTGCTGGGCCCCCGCACAGGCGGGTGGTTCCCCGCCCTCTGAGTGGGACACCTCGGGGACAGGGCCAGAGAGCATGCCATTGTGGTCACCAGCAGAGGACGTGGTCTTTGCCACCGTCCCGGAGGAAAGGGACTGAGACCCCGCTACAGGGGTGGTCTGGGCAAGCAAAGATCGAGATTGGTCAGAAAAAGCAGATGGCACAGGGGACCTAGGCCGATCCTGAGCTGGAGGAAGAGCAGACTGTGAGGGAGCCTGGACCATTCTAGAAGCAGGAGAGGGAGCCCGCTCAGAGGTCACTCTAGACTGGCTTGGGGCAGATGGCGGGGTTCTGGAGCCTGGGCCCCCTGGTGGGGTTCTGGACCTGGCTCGGTCAAGGAGTGGTGGTGAGGTTCTCCCACTAACACGCTCATAAGCAGAGAGGGGCACCCTGGGGCTGGTGAGGTTTGCACCAGACAAGGCTGGAGCCATTCTAGCACTAGTGAGGTTTGCAGGGGCCAAGGCTGGAGGGGTTCTTGAGCTGGCGATATTCACAGGTGCTGTGGCATGTGCAGACCTAGGACCCaccaggtttgcaggggctggagCCTGGGGTGCTCTGGAGCTGGACGGATAGTTTGCAGCAGTTGGAGCTGTGCCAGAACCCGTGAGACTCAGAGCTGCCAAAGCAGCGGGGGTTCTGGCTCCTGCTAGGTTCACAGCTGGGGCTGTGGGAGTACGAGGGTCAGCGAGGTTCACAGCCGAAGGTGCCACCGCTGTTCTGGGGCTGGCCAAGTTcatggctgctgctgcagctggtgTTCTGGAGTCAGCCAGGTTGACTGCTGAGGGGAGGGCAGGTGTCCTGGCACTGGCCAGGTTCATGGCTGCTGCAGAGGCTGCAGGGATCCTGCTGGCAAGACTGGCCGCAGGGGCCGTTCGGAGACTCATGAGAGGCACTGGAGCTGGAACCTGGGACATTCTCGCAGCAAGGCCAGCTGCagacatggacggaggaggccgAGCGGTGCCAAGGCTGATGGCCGTCAGAGCAAGTGCAATTCTTGACTGAGCATGGTTTTCAGGTACAGATGCTCTTGGGTGATCAGGAATTCGGGGACCTGGACCATCCATCATGGAACCGCCAGCTTGCTGCAGGACAGACATGGGTGTTCTGGAGCTGCCGAGGGGCTCAAGTACTCCAGGTGACCTACAGCGGTCAAGAGGAGTTGGTGACATGCTAGGACGGCTGAAGCAGCCCATTCTGGAGCTATTGAGAGCTACAGGAGGTGTCCGAGAACCAGAATGGTTTCTTGTTGCTGGAGGAGTAGCAGAACGTGATCGATCGGAACTGCTTCCAGAGGCAGAACGTCTGCGGATGGCCGGAGGAGATCTTGTTAAGGACCGTTTGCCCCGAGTTGTTCGTGGAGTACGGGATCGGGAACGGCGGCGAATAGCAAGTGGCGAGCGACTTCGAGAGCGCTTGCGTGGCAGCAATGGGGTTCGAGACCTGGAGCGGCGCCGAATAGCTGGAGGAGTTCGGGACCTAGATCGGCGGCGTGTCACTGGAGAGGTTCGAGAGCGAGACCTCCTTCGAGTTACTGGAGAAGTGCGAGATCGTGATCTCCTTCGGGTGACTGGGGATGTTCTGGATCTCGATCTCCTGCGAGTGATAGGGGAGGTTCGGCTTCGAGATCGCCTTCTGGTTACTGGTGGAGTCCTAGATCTGGACCTTCTTCGAGTCACTGGTGGCGTTCTAGAACGAGAGCGCCGGCGGGTCGGTGTCCTGGACCTTGAACGTCGGCGGGTTACTGGTGGTGTTCTGGACCTAGATCGCCTTCGACTCACAGGCGAAGCTCTTGATCGGGATCTTCGTCTAGTCACTGATGTCCGAGACCTGGATCGTCTCCGACTGACTGGTGAGGTCCGAGACCTGGACCTCCGTCGGCTAACCAGGGGTGTTCTGGACCTGGATCGCCGGTGGGTAGCTGGAGAAGCCCGAGACCTGGAGCGTTTCCACGGTGCTGGTGATGTGCGTGAGCGGGAACGCTTCCGACTGGTTGGGGGCGTCCGAGAGCGACCTCTGCGACGTCGAGAGGAggttctggaactctcctgccgAGCAGGAGATCTTGAATGGTAACCAGAGCCTCCCCTCCGACGGCGAGTAACCCGAGACCTCGACCGGCTCCGCTGTCTTCTCCGAGAGGTTGACTGAGATGATCCAGACCTATCCCGACGTCGGGTGGCCCTGGTTTTCTCCCTCCTCGAGCGGGAACGGGACCTCTGGAGCCCACGAGGCTTTGGTGAAGGAGAACGGCCTCTCCTTGAAGCTGTCTTAGTGCGTGGAGAGGATGCTGAACGCCGCCGGCGTGAGGATCTCGACTTTTCAGCTGGCTCTGGGGAAGATACTGAGGGACTTCTTCGGCGTCTTGGGGGCGTTCTAGAGCGGGTCTCTGGTGAAGATGACGCAGAACGGCTCCTACGGGAGAGCCGGGCCTTCCTAGTCACCTCAGGAGATGACCGGGAGCTGCGACGGCGCGGCGGAGTACGAGACTTAGTCTTGGGCTCTGGTGATGACCGAGAGCTTCTTCTAGCAGTTCTGGATTTGGGAGGATGTTCTGGAGAGGACTCAGAACTGCTGCTTCCTTCAGGAGAAGGCCCTCTGCCTTTGCTTGATGAACCTGATCTGCTTCGTCTTGGAAGGACTCGAGGGGCAGGAGCCTTGGGTTCAGGAGAGGAATCAGAACCACTCTGTGCCCTGGGTGCTGCTCTTGGCTTCTCTTTAACCTCAGGGGATGAGCCAGACCTACTACGCCGAGGAGAAGGCCGGGATTTGCTGTCCACCTCCGGAGAAGATCCAGAGTGACTCCTCTGCCTGAGTGGCATTCGTGTATTAGCTTTAGAATCTGGAGAAGAGTCTGACTCACTTCTCTCCTGAGGGGATGCACTGGGTTTCCCATCGAGTTCCTGAGAAGATCCAGACCGACGTCTCTGCCCAAGAGGTGTCCTAGCCACAGTCTTCTGTTCAACTGATGACTCTGAcccacttctctctctctggggGGTAAGACACTTATTGTTGAGCTCCGGGGAAGATGGAGAACGACTCCTTGGCCTAGGGGTCTGAGGCAAAGCTTTTGGTTCTGGAGAGGAATCACATTCACTTCTCCCCCTGGATGGTGTTCTAGGTATATCTTTCATTCCGGGAGATGACCCAGATAGGCTGTGCCTGGAGGGAGTCCCAGATCCATCTCTAAGTCCTGGGGAAGACCCAGACCTGCTTCTCCTTGAGGGAGTTCTGGGTAAGCCATCTTTCAGTTCAGGAGAAGACGCAGAACTACTTCTTTCCCTTGAAGGGGTTCTGGGTATAGCTTCAAGCACTGGTGAAGACACACTCTGGTTTGAAGACATTCCTGCTTTTTCCACCACATCTGGGGATAACTCAGAGCTGCTGTGTCTGGAGGACCTTGTTGATTGTTCTTTCACATCTAGAGATGGATCTGTCTCTAGCTGATTAGGAAAAGGTCCATTCAAATCTTTACCCTCAGGAGAAAATCCAGTATTCATTTCTGCAACAGGGCCTCCTGAGTTTCTAAATTCTAAAGGTGATCCAAAGCTATTCTCCCTGGGGGGAGAGTTTGACAGTTCTTTATGTTCTGGAGAAAAGTGTGGCCCGCTCCAAGCTGGGGCCATTGCAGGGACTTCTTCCGAAGAAGCCTGCAACTGGCTTTGGTCAAGAGTCAAAGGTACAGCAGGCATTTCTATTTCTGGAGATGATTCAACATTACTTCCAGCAATCTCTTTAAGTTCTGGAGACAAATGCGGCAGGACTTGGTTTGATGATTCTTCAGATTTCTCTACTACCTCCATTAATTCTTCATCTTGGCTTGGCTTAACTAATGTAGAACTTTGGTCTTTTGTATCTGGAGATGACCTAACACCACCTTTTTCCCTTGATGGAGTTCTAGGGGTATCTCTGAGTACTGGTGAGGACTCAGGCCTATTCTGCACTGGAGGAGGACTCAATTTGTCTCTTGGTCTTGGAGGTGATGCACTAACATCCTCTTGCAGGAATAAGccagttttttcttttgattcGGAAGGCTCTAATCTGCTCTGTCCCAGAAGAGATTTAGAGTCTATGGCAGGATATGAGAAAGAGTCGGACTGGGACCTGCTCTGTTCTGGAGATATTTCAGACTTCAGCCTAGGACTTGCTGACAATTCACCTCTTGTTGGAGATCTGGGTGCCAGCTCAGCGACTGGAGATGAGGGCCTAGAGCAGCTGCCCTTAGGAGGTGTTTGAGATTTGCTCTGCAGATATGGAGATTCAGAATGACTTGGTCTCATTTCTGGGCTTGAAGTACCAGATCTGGAGTCTGGTGAAGTTGGAGATTGTCCTTTCTGTTGCAGAAATGAGGGTGGCGTGCTAGACTTGCCTCCTGGACAGAGGGAGAAGGATTCAGAGCAACTTTGTGCTAGTGAATCTTTAGACTTCTCTTGGGAACATGGGGACTTTGATCCAAGATTATGCCCTGGTGGAGTCTGGGGCTTTGCTTTGGGGCACGGCGAAGTAGACCCTGAGTGACTCTGTCTTGGTGGTGTCCCAGGTTTCACTTTGGTATCTGGAGAGGAAGATCTAGAATGACTGTGTCTTTGCAACAATCTAGATTCTGTCTTAGAGCATGGAGACACTGATCTGCTTTGCCTTGGAGGTGTTTTAGATGTCATCCTACTAGGACTTGGAGAAGAGAAGCCAGAATGGCTTTGGACTGGTGATGTTATTGCCTTCACTTTGGGTTGTGGAGATGACGACCCAGATCGGCTCCGTCTTGGAGGTGTGCCAGATTTCACCCTAGAAGGAGAAGACCCAGAGCAACTGTGTCTTGAAGGGGTCCTAGACTTCACCTCAGGGTCAGGTGATGATTCAGAACGGCTCCGTCTCTGTGGCGTTGCAGACTCTTCATTTACCTGGGGACTTGTTACGGACCCTTGCCTTGGTGGTGTTCCAGACTTTGCTTTAGGTTGAGGAGATGAACTGGAATGACTTTGCCTTGATGGTGTTTTAGATTTCTGATTACCAGGCGGAGAAGAACCAGAGCGACTTCGTCTCAGTGGCGTTCTAGATTTAGCTTTGCGTTGGGATGATCCAGAACGACTGCGCCTTGGTGGTGTCTGAGACTTTTGTTTTGGGCATGGAGAGGACTCTGAAAGGCTTCGCCTCACAGACAAACGGGATTTTGCTTTGGACCTTGGTGAAGAGAGAGACCTGCTCCGCCTAGAAGAAAGCCGCGATTTCTTCATTTCTGGACTTGAGTTGGACCTGCTCCTTCTCTGGGATGTGCGGGATTTGTTCTTCCGCTCTGATGATGAGCCAGACCTGCCCCTTCTTTGTGGTGTTCTAGAGTGAGATCTTCCCCGTCTAACTAGGCTTCTACTACGGGATCTTCCCCGTCTTGCTGGTGTCCTAGACTGAGATCTCCCTCTCCTGTTTGGGGTTCTAGAGCGTGACCGGCCACTTCGTCTAGTTGGTGTTCTAGAGCGTGACCGCCCACTTCGTCTTGCTGGTGTTCTAGAGCGTGAGCGCCCACGCCTGGCTGGGGTTCTGGAACGTGACCTGCCACTTCTCCTGGCTGGTGATCTACTACGAGACCTCCGTCGTACAGGTGATCGGGTCCTAGATCTGCGCCTTGCAGGTGTTCTAGACCGAGACCTGCCTCTCCGGGCAGGTGTTCTAGATCGTGACCTCCGCCTGGCAGGTGTTCTAGATCGTGACCTCCGCCTCGCGGGTGTTCTAGACCGAGACCTGCCTCTCCGGGCAGGTGTTCTAGAACGAGATCTACCCCTAGTTGCAGGGGATCTAGAGTGTGACCTGCCTCGTCTTGCTGATCTAGACCTGCCTCTTCTCTGTGTATTTCTGCTCCTGGACCAGCCTGGTCGCTGAGGAGACCTAGAGCGGCCACGTCGCTGGGGGCTTCTAGATCGTCCCCACCTCTGTGCAGAACGTGACCTACGCCACTGAGGTGACCGGGACCGAGAATGACCTCTCTTGGTAGGGGTTCGAGACCGAGACCGCCCCCTCTTATTGGTGGTAGGACTACGGGACCTCCCCACCCTACGGGAAGGAGTATGAGAATGTGACTTAGCCCGTTTTGCTCGGCCATGAGAGCGACTCTTGGATGCAGGAGAGGAACTCTCTCGGCGGGACCCAGGAGCTGGTGCCGGTTTAGGGCTTTCAGGGGAAGAGCTGGCATGCCGAGAAACTTTGGTAGGTTGAGGGGATGGTGGGCAGCTCTCTGAAGAAGATTGgggaggtttctcaggagacttaGGTGGTGAATGACCCTGGGCTGGAGAAGCCTCAGAAGGGGGGTTCACTGGCTCCTGACTTAAGGGGGTTGTTGCAAGGGGTTGTGGGGAGCCGCCATGTTGCTCAGCAAGGAGC contains:
- the SRRM2 gene encoding serine/arginine repetitive matrix protein 2 isoform X6; its protein translation is MYNGIGLPTPRGSGTNGYVQRNLSLVRGRRGERPDYKGEEELRRLEAALVKRPNPDILDHERKRRVELRCLELEEMMEEQGYEEQQIQEKVATFRLMLLEKDVNPGGKEENPGQRPAVTETHQLAELNEKKNERLRAAFGISDSYVDGSSFDPQRRAREAKQPAPEPPKPYSLVRESSSSRSPTPKQKKKKKKKDRGRRSESSSPRRERKKSSKKKKHRSESESKKRKHRSPTPKSKRKSKDKKRKRSRSTTPAPKSRRAHRSTSADSASSSDTSRSRSRSAAAKTHTTALAGQSPSPALGHRGEGDVPPREPGTTSIGQPSPEPSTKQPSSPSEDKDKKEKSAVRPSPSPERSNTGPEPPAPTLLLAEQHGGSPQPLATTPLSQEPVNPPSEASPAQGHSPPKSPEKPPQSSSESCPPSPQPTKVSRHASSSPESPKPAPAPGSRRESSSPASKSRSHGRAKRAKSHSHTPSRRVGRSRSPTTNKRGRSRSRTPTKRGHSRSRSPQWRRSRSAQRWGRSRSPQRRGRSRSPQRPGWSRSRNTQRRGRSRSARRGRSHSRSPATRGRSRSRTPARRGRSRSRTPARRRSRSRTPARRRSRSRTPARRGRSRSRTPARRRSRTRSPVRRRSRSRSPARRSGRSRSRTPARRGRSRSRTPARRSGRSRSRTPTRRSGRSRSRTPNRRGRSQSRTPARRGRSRSRSLVRRGRSHSRTPQRRGRSGSSSERKNKSRTSQRRSRSNSSPEMKKSRLSSRRSRSLSSPRSKAKSRLSVRRSLSESSPCPKQKSQTPPRRSRSGSSQRKAKSRTPLRRSRSGSSPPGNQKSKTPSRQSHSSSSPQPKAKSGTPPRQGSVTSPQVNEESATPQRRSRSESSPDPEVKSRTPSRHSCSGSSPSRVKSGTPPRRSRSGSSSPQPKVKAITSPVQSHSGFSSPSPSRMTSKTPPRQSRSVSPCSKTESRLLQRHSHSRSSSPDTKVKPGTPPRQSHSGSTSPCPKAKPQTPPGHNLGSKSPCSQEKSKDSLAQSCSESFSLCPGGKSSTPPSFLQQKGQSPTSPDSRSGTSSPEMRPSHSESPYLQSKSQTPPKGSCSRPSSPVAELAPRSPTRGELSASPRLKSEISPEQSRSQSDSFSYPAIDSKSLLGQSRLEPSESKEKTGLFLQEDVSASPPRPRDKLSPPPVQNRPESSPVLRDTPRTPSREKGGVRSSPDTKDQSSTLVKPSQDEELMEVVEKSEESSNQVLPHLSPELKEIAGSNVESSPEIEMPAVPLTLDQSQLQASSEEVPAMAPAWSGPHFSPEHKELSNSPPRENSFGSPLEFRNSGGPVAEMNTGFSPEGKDLNGPFPNQLETDPSLDVKEQSTRSSRHSSSELSPDVVEKAGMSSNQSVSSPVLEAIPRTPSRERSSSASSPELKDGLPRTPSRRSRSGSSPGLRDGSGTPSRHSLSGSSPGMKDIPRTPSRGRSECDSSPEPKALPQTPRPRSRSPSSPELNNKCLTPQRERSGSESSVEQKTVARTPLGQRRRSGSSQELDGKPSASPQERSESDSSPDSKANTRMPLRQRSHSGSSPEVDSKSRPSPRRSRSGSSPEVKEKPRAAPRAQSGSDSSPEPKAPAPRVLPRRSRSGSSSKGRGPSPEGSSSSESSPEHPPKSRTARRSSRSSPEPKTKSRTPPRRRSSRSSPEVTRKARLSRRSRSASSSPETRSRTPPRRRRSPSVSSPEPAEKSRSSRRRRSASSPRTKTASRRGRSPSPKPRGLQRSRSRSRREKTRATRRRDRSGSSQSTSRRRQRSRSRSRVTRRRRGGSGYHSRSPARQESSRTSSRRRRGRSRTPPTSRKRSRSRTSPAPWKRSRSRASPATHRRSRSRTPLVSRRRSRSRTSPVSRRRSRSRTSVTRRRSRSRASPVSRRRSRSRTPPVTRRRSRSRTPTRRRSRSRTPPVTRRRSRSRTPPVTRRRSRSRTSPITRRRSRSRTSPVTRRRSRSRTSPVTRRRSRSRTSPVTRRRSRSRTPPAIRRRSRSRTPLLPRKRSRSRSPLAIRRRSRSRTPRTTRGKRSLTRSPPAIRRRSASGSSSDRSRSATPPATRNHSGSRTPPVALNSSRMGCFSRPSMSPTPLDRCRSPGVLEPLGSSRTPMSVLQQAGGSMMDGPGPRIPDHPRASVPENHAQSRIALALTAISLGTARPPPSMSAAGLAARMSQVPAPVPLMSLRTAPAASLASRIPAASAAAMNLASARTPALPSAVNLADSRTPAAAAAMNLASPRTAVAPSAVNLADPRTPTAPAVNLAGARTPAALAALSLTGSGTAPTAANYPSSSRAPQAPAPANLVGPRSAHATAPVNIASSRTPPALAPANLTSARMAPALSGANLTSPRVPLSAYERVSGRTSPPLLDRARSRTPPGGPGSRTPPSAPSQSRVTSERAPSPASRMVQAPSQSALPPAQDRPRSPVPSAFSDQSRSLLAQTTPVAGSQSLSSGTVAKTTSSAGDHNGMLSGPVPEVSHSEGGEPPACAGAQQPSTLAALQPAKERRSSSSSSSSSSSSSSSSSSSSSSSSSGSSSSDSEGSSLPAQPEVALKRVPSPAPAPKEAVREGRPQEPAPAKRKRRSSSSSSSSSSSSSSSSSSSSSSSSSSSSSSSSSSSSSTSSSPSPAKPGPQALPKPASPKKPPPGERSSERGSRRSQRGDSRSPGHKRRKETPSPRPVRHRSSRSP